The following coding sequences lie in one Saccopteryx bilineata isolate mSacBil1 chromosome 5, mSacBil1_pri_phased_curated, whole genome shotgun sequence genomic window:
- the C5H4orf36 gene encoding uncharacterized protein C4orf36 homolog, giving the protein MAYCLPRKNTVKNILRGSFTVQQSWDLALLTETWYKKLAKIKIRFLQEITFGGPVELRKCKINKDNLLPSAEDIKLEREYEMKRLNKLKYQENAAEEIQIALREKPVGLRRPLPPK; this is encoded by the exons ATGGCTTACTGCTTGCCAAGAAAGAACACAGTGAAAAATATTCTGCGGGGCAGTTTTACAGT ACAGCAATCTTGGGATCTTGCACTGCTTACAGAAACCTGGTACAAAAAGCTAGCCAAAATCAAGATTCGTTTCCTGCAAGAAATTACATTTGGTGGTCCTGTAGAACTCAGAAAGTGTAAAATCAATAAGGATAATCTGCTCCCTTCTGCAGAAG acatcAAGTTGGAAAGGGAATATGAAATGAAGCGCCTGAATAAGCTGAAATATCAGGAAAATGCAGCTGAGGAAATACAGATTGCCCTAAGGGAAAAGCCAGTTGGTTTGAGAAGACCTCTTCCACCTAAGTGA